The Dehalobacter sp. DCM sequence AGTAAGACATCAAGAGAGGGCGAAATAAGCTATGACTTATCCCGTAATATCTTTGTTTAGCGGTGCCATGGGGTTGGATTTAGGATTAGAAAAAGCTGGTTTGGACATTAAAATTGGACAAGACTTCGACCCGTGGTGTGCTAAAACTGCTACATCCAATAGTAAACCATTTGTTTTAGGGGATATTCGTCAATTGCTTATTGAAGACCCTTCTTGCAAGTTTCTACTTGAACCTGCTGGATTGATACCTGGAGAAGCATTCGCCGTGGTCGGGGGGCCGCCATGCCAACCATTTAGTACAGCTGGAAAACGACTAGGAACGCAAGACCCTCGTGGAAGTCTTTTTATGGAGTTTGTAAAAGTAATTAAGGTCGTTCGTCCACGGTTTTTTATAATGGAAAATGTTAAGGGTTTACTATCTGCTGCAATTAAGCATGTGCCGCTAGATGAACGTAACGGAAAACCAGTAGACCCCGAGGAACTTCCTGGTTCAGTATTTCACTTTATTAGAGAGACATTCCAGGAATTGGGATATAAACTTGTTCACGGTATTTTGGATGCATCTCATTATGGTGTACCACAATTTCGAGAGCGTTTATTTATTATTGGCTCTCGAGACTATGAAGATATTTTTTTACCCGTACCTACGCATTTTCAATTTCATCAAGACTTAGGTTATCGCTGGCTAACCTTGCGAGATGCCATAGAGGATTTAGAAGGCAATCCTGGCCCGTATACGACGTTTTCAGCAGAAAGATTAAAGTATTTAAGG is a genomic window containing:
- a CDS encoding DNA cytosine methyltransferase, producing MTYPVISLFSGAMGLDLGLEKAGLDIKIGQDFDPWCAKTATSNSKPFVLGDIRQLLIEDPSCKFLLEPAGLIPGEAFAVVGGPPCQPFSTAGKRLGTQDPRGSLFMEFVKVIKVVRPRFFIMENVKGLLSAAIKHVPLDERNGKPVDPEELPGSVFHFIRETFQELGYKLVHGILDASHYGVPQFRERLFIIGSRDYEDIFLPVPTHFQFHQDLGYRWLTLRDAIEDLEGNPGPYTTFSAERLKYLRLVPMGGNWRNLPPDIVESAMGGAYNSGGGKVGFYRRLDYEQPSPTLVTSPVQKATMLCHPIQDRPLSIREYARIQQFPDDWIIEGSISDCYRQIGNAVPLGLGKAVGQMLLAVANGTAKINTRRFRGTSIHDNLARIQNIMLEAN